One region of Mus musculus strain C57BL/6J chromosome 3, GRCm38.p6 C57BL/6J genomic DNA includes:
- the Hsd3b5 gene encoding NADPH-dependent 3-keto-steroid reductase Hsd3b5, with protein sequence MPGWSCLVTGAGGFLGQRIVRMLVQEEELQEIRALFRTFGRKHEEELSKLQTKAKVRVLKGDILDAQCLKRACQGMSAVIHTAAAIDPLGAASRQTILDVNLKGTQLLLDACVEASVPTFIYSSSVLVAGPNSYKEIILNAHEEEHRESTWPNPYPYSKRMAEKAVLATNGRLLKNGGTLHTCALRLPFIYGEECQVTSTTVKTALKNNSIIKKNATFSIANPVYVGNAAWAHILAARSLQDPKKSPSIQGQFYYISDNTPHQSYDDLNYTLSKEWGLCLDSGWSLPLSLLYWLAFLLETVSFLLRPVYNYRPPFNRLLITVLNSVFTISYKKAQRDLGYQPLVSWEEAKQKTSEWIGTLVKQHRETLHKKSQ encoded by the exons ATGCCTGGATGGAGCTGCCTGGTGACAGGAGCAGGAGGGTTTCTTGGCCAGAGGATTGTCCGAATGTTGGTGCAGGAGGAAGAGTTGCAGGAGATCAGAGCCCTGTTCAGGACCTTCGGTCGAAAACATGAAGAGGAATTGTCCA AGCTGCAGACAAAGGCCAAGGTGAGAGTACTGAAGGGAGACATTCTGGATGCCCAATGCCTGAAGAGAGCCTGCCAGGGCATGTCTGCTGTCATCCACACCGCTGCTGCTATTGACCCCCTTGGTGCCGCTTCCAGACAGACCATCCTAGATGTCAATCTGAAAG GTACTCAGCTCCTACTGGATGCTTGTGTGGAAGCCAGTGTGCCAACATTCATCTACAGCAGCTCAGTGCTTGTGGCTGGACCAAATTCCTACAAGGAGATCATCCTGAATGCCCATGAGGAAGAGCATCGTGAAAGCACATGGCCTAACCCATACCCATACAGCAAAAGGATGGCTGAGAAGGCAGTGCTGGCAACAAATGGGAGACTCCTGAAAAATGGTGGCACTTTGCATACTTGTGCCTTAAGACTCCCTTTCATCTATGGGGAAGAATGCCAAGTCACTTCAACCACTGTGAAAACAGCACTGAAGAACAACAgcataattaagaaaaatgccaCATTCTCCATCGCCAACCCAGTGTATGTGGGCAATGCAGCCTGGGCTCACATTCTGGCTGCCAGGAGCCTACAGGACCCCAAGAAGTCCCCAAGCATCCAAGGACAGTTCTATTACATCTCTGATAACACCCCTCACCAAAGCTATGATGATTTAAATTACACCCTGAGCAAGGAGTGGGGCCTCTGCCTTGATTCTGGCTGGAGCCTTCCTCTGTCCCtgctttactggcttgccttcctgCTGGAAACTGTGAGCTTCCTGCTACGTCCAGTTTACAACTATAGGCCACCCTTTAACCGCCTCTTGATCACAGTGCTAAATAGCGTGTTTACCATTTCCTATAAGAAAGCTCAGCGCGATCTAGGCTATCAGCCACTTGTCAGCTGGGAGGAAGCCAAGCAAAAAACCTCAGAGTGGATTGGAACACTAGTGAAGCAGCACAGGGAGACACTACACAAAAAGTCACAGTGA